TGTGTCTTCATGATCAAGGGGGCTAATTCCCTTAATCACGCTAGCTGATATCTTTCTGTCCAACTCGCTATTTAATTGTCAAAGAACCTCAAGTCCGCCGATTCTTACGACCGACCGGGCCGCTCGCTTTCAGCAAGCGCGAGAAGGGGTTCTGCACCATTCTCTTTCCCGTGTCAACCACTTTTTCATTTTTTCTTTCAAGTGGCTTCGTAATCATTCGGCTGTAAAAAGAACGGCTCCGCGGTAACACATCGAGATCCTTGCGGCCTCGGTTTCAGTGCTGTCCGTCGAAGCGAGAGCGGTTCTATGCAAAACCACCCCACACGTCAACCTGTTTTTCATTTTTTTTCACTACGTCTGCGCAACCGTTCTAAATAGCATGAAAAGAAAGGGGCTTACGCCCCTTCCTCTTTCCTGTTCGCATCTATCGTATAATACAGGGCGGCACCACGGAACCGTCGGCAACCATTGCTTCGATCTGCGCAACGTCCTTGTCACCACGCCCGGAGAGGTTCACCAGTATGATATCGTCCTTGCTCAGGGTGGGTGCAAGCTTCATGGCGTGCGCCAGCGCGTGGGACGATTCCAGTGCCGGAATGATCCCTTCCATGCGCGACAGCATGAAGAAGGCATCCGTTGCCTCCTTGTCGCTGGCATACACATACTGCGCTCTGCCGGCATCTTTAAGATAGGCGTGCTCAGGACCGACGCTGGGGTAATCAAGACCAGCGGAGATGGAATAGACCTCGGCGGGTTCACCCTGATCATCCTTGAGCATATAGGAGTTGAAGCCGTGCATCACGCCAGGCCCGCCTAGGCAGAGGCTCGCCGCATGCTGCCCATATTCAAGGCCCCGCCCTGCCGGCTCCACACCGACCAGCTTGACCCCGGCATCTCCCACAAATTCGGTGAACAGGCCAATGGCATTGGAGCCACCGCCCACACAGGCGATGCAGTAATCGGGCAGACGGCCTTCCGACTCCAGCATCTGCCGTCTGGCCTCCCGGCCCACAACAGACTGAAATTCACGCACGATGGCCGGATAGGGATGCGGTCCGACAGCGGAGCCGAGCAGATAGAAGGTGTTTTCCGCGTCCTGCACCCATGCTGCAAGCGCCTCATCCACCGCTTCCTTGAGGGTTCGCTGACCGCTCTGCGCCGCAACAACCGTTGCGCCCATCATCTGCATGCGAAACACGTTCAGCTTCTGGCGTTCCACATCCACCGCGCCCATATATATTGTACACTCCATGCCCATGAGCGCGGCTGTGGCCGCCGTGGCAACTCCGTGCTGCCCCGCACCGGTTTCAGCGATAATCTTCTTCTTGCCCATGCGCTTGGCCAGCAGGATCTGCCCGATGGTGTTGTTCACCTTGTGCGCGCCGAGATGGTTGAGGTCTTCTCGCTTGAGATAGATCTTCGCCCCGCCGAGCTTCTCGGTCAGGTTGGCACACAGGTACACGGGAGTTTCGCGGCCGGAGAACTGCTTGAGGTAGTAATTATATTCGCGGATGAACTCCGGATCGTTGCGGTACTTTTCAAACGCGGCAGCAAGCTCGTTCAGGATGGGCTTGAGCGGTTCGGGCACATACTGGCCGCCAAACTCGCCAAAGAAGCCGTCAGCATTGGGAAGGGTAGCAGAAGTAGTCATCGCGGAATCTCCTTTGATGCGGGCAGGTAACCGGCCAATAAAAAACCGCGGCCAGTCTTTGACTGCCGCGGTTAGCATTAACTTTACGTTGTCCGTTTCACTTTTCGCAAAACAATAACGTCCCCACGGCGCTGTTTACCAGCGCCACCACCAATTGCGAAGAGAAATGAAACAGGCGGGTACGTTTTTCATAGGCAAATCACTTACCCTCGCTTTGACAACCTTGTCAAGCCTGTCTGAACCTCCCCTCCTGCCCGTTGCTGCAATACGCTGTTTAACCTTTTCTTTTTGCTGCAAAGAGCATCTTCGCAGGCCCCTCTCTTTATATTGCAATATTGTAAAAACGCACATACATATTGAAGCGCAGTTGTGAACGCTTGCTACGGAAACACCATTTCCGGCGTGCAGGCGGCCACGGGGAAGCAGCGTGCAATCCTGTTTCGCGCCGGTTGCACGGTATTGCAAATCATAAGGTCATTCAAAGGGAGTGTGTCATCCATGAAAAAGGTGCTTCATGTTGCCATTGCGTTGCTCGTTCTGGCCCTCTCTTCCATGCCGGCCGCTGCCGGATACAAGGAAGAGTACAAGCTCAGTGTGGTTCCGGGTGCGACTTCCGGGTGGGGGCTTTCCGCCACGTATTTTGCCGATCTCGTGGCGAAGAAGACCGACGGACGCATCGTCATCAAACCGTATTTTTCCAGCCAGCTGCTGGCAGGCAAGCAGACTTCGGAATTTCTCATGGTGCGCAACGGCGCCATTGACTTCGCCCTTGCCTCCACCATCAACTGGTCTCCCCAGATCAAGGAACTGAACCTGCCCGCCCTGCCCTTCATGCTCGCCATGGAGCCGGACCGCTACAAGGCGCTGGACGCCATTGAAGCGGGCAAGGCAGGCAAAATGATGATCGAAGCCATTGAAAAGAAGGGCGTGAAGATCATCGGCTGGGGAGAAAACGGCTTCCGCGAACTGACCAACAGCAAGCGCGCCGTGGCCACCCCTGCCGACCTGAAGGACCTGAAAATTCGTGTTGTGGGCAGCCCCATCTTCATCGACGCCTTCAAAGAACTGGGCGCCAACCCCGTGAACATGAACTGGGCAGAAGCCACCACCGGCTTTCAGCAGGGTGTTGTGGACGGGCAGGAAAACCCGGTCAACGGCATCTGCATTCCCGTCAAAATCTGGAACTACCACACGTACCTGACCAACTGGCACTACCTGATCGACCCGCTGCTCCTTGGCGTGAACCCCAAGGTGTGGGCATCCTTCAGCCCCGAAGACCAGAAGATTCTGCTGGAAAGTGCCGCAGAAGCCACACTGTACAGCAAGGCCATTGCCCGCATCGGCATGGATAACGGCGAATCGCTTGCCTATCTCAAGAGCATCAACATGGTGCCCGAGATTGCCGACCCCTTCGGCTTTCTGACAGGCAACGGCATGACGGTCATCCAGCTCACACCTGAACAGACCAAGGCTTTTTATGATGCCACCGCCCCTGT
This is a stretch of genomic DNA from Desulfovibrio subterraneus. It encodes these proteins:
- the trpB gene encoding tryptophan synthase subunit beta, whose product is MTTSATLPNADGFFGEFGGQYVPEPLKPILNELAAAFEKYRNDPEFIREYNYYLKQFSGRETPVYLCANLTEKLGGAKIYLKREDLNHLGAHKVNNTIGQILLAKRMGKKKIIAETGAGQHGVATAATAALMGMECTIYMGAVDVERQKLNVFRMQMMGATVVAAQSGQRTLKEAVDEALAAWVQDAENTFYLLGSAVGPHPYPAIVREFQSVVGREARRQMLESEGRLPDYCIACVGGGSNAIGLFTEFVGDAGVKLVGVEPAGRGLEYGQHAASLCLGGPGVMHGFNSYMLKDDQGEPAEVYSISAGLDYPSVGPEHAYLKDAGRAQYVYASDKEATDAFFMLSRMEGIIPALESSHALAHAMKLAPTLSKDDIILVNLSGRGDKDVAQIEAMVADGSVVPPCIIR
- the dctP gene encoding TRAP transporter substrate-binding protein DctP codes for the protein MKKVLHVAIALLVLALSSMPAAAGYKEEYKLSVVPGATSGWGLSATYFADLVAKKTDGRIVIKPYFSSQLLAGKQTSEFLMVRNGAIDFALASTINWSPQIKELNLPALPFMLAMEPDRYKALDAIEAGKAGKMMIEAIEKKGVKIIGWGENGFRELTNSKRAVATPADLKDLKIRVVGSPIFIDAFKELGANPVNMNWAEATTGFQQGVVDGQENPVNGICIPVKIWNYHTYLTNWHYLIDPLLLGVNPKVWASFSPEDQKILLESAAEATLYSKAIARIGMDNGESLAYLKSINMVPEIADPFGFLTGNGMTVIQLTPEQTKAFYDATAPVRERWVPQIGEDLVKAAEADMASVRQ